GTGTGGTTTTCCCACGTTAGCCCAAAGCACTCTCATGTAGTCGTAAATTTCCGTCACCGTCCCAACCGTAGAACGGGGGTTTTTTGAAGTGGTCTTTTGGTCTATGGCTATGGCAGGAGAAAGCCCCTCTATCACATCTACCTCTGGCTTTTCCATGACTCCCAAAAACTGCCTTGCGTAAGAAGACAGAGATTCCACGTATCTTCTTTGGCCCTCTGCGTAGATAGTATCAAAAGCCAAGGAAGACTTTCCACTGCCAGAAGGCCCTGTAATGACCACCAGTTTGTTTTTTGGGATAAGTAGGTCTATGTTTTTTAGGTTGTGGTGTCTTGCTCCTTTTATGATGATGTGGTCGTACATATTAGAGTCTAAAAAGTCTCAGTTTATAAAGCACTTCCAACAAGAACTTGGCAAAATAGACGTTGGATATAAAAGACGCTATGGTGCCCAAGGTTAGAGTGGTGGCAAAGCCCTTTACTGGACCACTGCCAAACTGAAAGAGTATTAGGGCTGCTACCAAAAGGGTTATGTGGGTGTCAAACACTGCATTTAGGCTTCTTTTGTAGCCTAAGTCTATTGCCTTCCTTGGACTGTTTCCAAGCCTTAGCTCCTCCTTGACCCTTTCAAAGATCAGCACGTTGGAATCTACCGCTATGCCCATGTTTAGGATTATACCCGCAATGCCTGGCAAGGTAAGGGTTGCACCCAACAATACCATGCCAGCCCAAAGCATTAAAGCGTTTAATATTATAGAAAGGTTGGCAGTTATTCCAGATGATTTATACCTTAAAACAAGTATTAAAGCCAAAAGCAGATAGCCCAGCACACCCGCCTTAATACCCTGCTCTATAGCGTCCCTTCCCAAAGTGGGACCGATGACGCTCTCTTGAAGAAAGTCTATCTTAGTTGGCAAGGCTCCAGCCCTTAGAACTATAGCAAGCTCCTTTGCTTCATCCGGCGTAAATTGACCAGTTATCTGTCCCATGTTGGTTATCCTACTTCTTATGACGGGAGCAGAAATTACCTTTTTGTCTAAGACTATGGCAAGCCTTTTGCCTATGTTCTCTTCCGTAAATTGGCCAAACTTGTTTGCTCCGCTGTCTGTTAGCTCAAAGCTAACCGCAGGTCCTCCAAACTCATCCTGAGAAGTATAGGCGGTTTTTAGGTCTCCTCCGGTAATAACCGCTACCTTTTCAACCAAAAACCACTCGGAACCATCCTCTGAAGGCAAAAGCTCCAGATCTGGTGTTAGCTTACTTTCCAGATCTTCCCTTCTACCACTTTCTACCACCAGCTTTAGCTCCAGAAGGGCAGTTCTGCCTATGATGGACTTCGCCTTTTGTAAGTCTAAAACTCCTGGTAGTTCTACCAAGATCCTGTCCTGACCTATTTTTGTGATCACTGGTTGGACCACGCCCAGCTCGTCTATTCTCTTCCTCAAAACCTCCACCGTCTGACCTATAACACTATCCCTTAGCTGCAAAAGTTCTTGATCTTTTAACGCTAAAAAGTAAGTATTAGCTTCTTTTTTCTTCACCTCAAGGCGTGGAAAGTGTTTTTCCAAGATCTTTTCCACCCCACCCTCTTCTAAAAGTTCTACCTTAATATAATCCTTTTCTACCAATACGTCCAAAACCTTCAGTCCCTCCTCCCTTAGCTTTTGGTATAAATCTTTGCTAAGTCTTTGGTATTCCTGTTCAATGGCATAGGACACGTCAGGCTGGATTACCATAGATATACCGCCCCTTAGGTCCAGGCCAAGGTTCATAGGCTTGTAAAGAACTATCGCCACAGATAAAGCAATCAAAAACAGCAAAAGCCCTAAGTTAGTGTAGAAGTTTTTCATGAATAGAGCATCTCCCTAAGTTTAACCATCTCCTCTAAGGAAAGCTGACCTTCAGCGGTGGCTTGTTTGTAATAAGCATAGCTTATTACGCTTCCAAAAATAAAACCAGAAACTCTTGAAATTTTCCCATACTTTCCCGTGGATATGATTATCTTTTGTCCTTCCTCTTGTCTTGCCACGCAAAGAAGCCTGGCAGTATCTTCGTAAGAATTAGCCTTTACCGCTACCTTTACTATATCTGCTCCCCATCTTATACCCTCTCTGAAAATCTCCCTAAGTATCCAGTTGGCAGGAGTTAGCTCAAAGTTGTGGTAAGAGATTATGAGCTTCTTATCCGAAGTTTTTGTAAGGTTTCTAACGTAGGGAATCAAAGCCCGTGAAGATAGCTCTATGTCCGTGTAGTCCGCATAAGGAGAGACAAGTTCAAATATTCTTTCTCTATTTGGCACTTCCCTTCCACCCTCTTCCGGACTTCTTATGGTTAAGATAGTGGAAAGTCCAATCTCCTTTGCCCTTTTTACCCAGCTTAATACATAGTCCGGTTCTGTCCTTTCAAACATATCAACTCTGAGTTCTACAATGTCCGCTCCCAACCTTTTGACTGCTCTTAGGTCCTCTTCAAGGTTTTGGTCCGAAAGGGGCACCGCTATTAGCATTTATTTCCTCCTGACCCTTCCAAGGATCTTCAGGGGCAAACCAAAGATCTTTGTAAATTGGGCTCCCGCTCTGTGGTCAAAGGCGTCCTTTTCGGAGTAAGTTGCCAAGTCCTCCACGTAAAGGGACCTTTCAGACTTCCTTCCCACCACCCAAGCCCTACCTTTGTAAAGCTTTAGCCTTACTGTTCCATCAACAAACTCTGCGATCTTTTCTGTAAAGCCATCTAGGGCTTCTCTTAAGGGAGAAAACCAGAGTCCTTCGTAAACAAGCTTAGCATAATGGTGTGGTATGTGGCTTAAAAAGTAGTGGAAAGTGTATCTGTCCAGTGTTAAAGAGAGAAGGTCTCTGTAAGCTTCGTACAGCAGTGTAGCCGCGGGTGCTTCGTAAATTTCTCTGCTCTTTATACCCACAAGGCGATTTTCTACCATGTCTATCCTTCCCACTCCGTGCCTACCTGCTATTTTGTTAAGGTCAAGAATGAGTTCGTGCAGTTTAGCGTATTCCTTTTCATTTATAGCAATTGGAGTCCCCTCTTTAAAGTATATCTCCACGTATTCCGCTTCTTCGGGCGCCTTTTCGGGAGATACGGTCCATTCAAAGGCATCCTCCGGCGGTTCTGTCCAAGGGTCTTCCAAAGGACCACACTCTATGGAAATGCCCCAAAGGTTTTTGTCTATGGAGTAAGGTTTTTCCTTTGTAACCTTTACTGGAATGTTAAACCTTAGGGCATACTCTACCTCTTCCTCTCTTGACTTGAACTCCCATTCCCTGACGGGCGCCAAAACTTCCAAGTCTGGGTTTAAAGCCCATACGGAGAGCTCAAACCTAACCTGGTCGTTGCCTTTGCCGGTGGATCCATGTGCTACAAAGTCTGCACCAAACTTCTGCGCATACTCCACAAGCTTTTTTGCTATAAGTGGTCTGGAAAGGGATGCGGTCAAAGGATACTTTCCTTCATACAAAGCCAAAGCTCTAAGCGTTGGTAGGCAGTACTCCTTTGCAAACTCTTCTTTTAGGTCCTCCACTATTGCCTCCACCGCACCAGAAGCCTTTGCCTTTTGAGGGATCTCTTCCAACTCCTCCCCTTGCCCCACATCCGCAGTGTAGGTAATTACCTCATAGCCCTTTTCTGCCAACCACCTTACTATAACCGACGTGTCCAAACCGCCAGAGTATGCCAGGATAACTCTTTTGCTCATAGAAACAGTATTTTATCAGAGTTAAAATATTGTGCAGAATGATTAAAATATACGCAAGCTCTACCTTTGGATTTACAGAGCACTCCATAGATGAGTTTGGCACTATCCTAAAAGATAAAATCCTGTGGATTGATGTAGAAAAACCTACAGAAGAAGAGATCTTTTGGCTAAAAAGTGCGGTAGGTTTTGAAATGCCACCAAGGGAAGTCTTTGGAGACATAGAGATAAGCAGTAAGTATAAAGAGGAAGGAGACAAAATATTTATGAATCTTTCTTTTGTAATACAACAAAAGGAAGATATACTCGTAGAACCTGTATTCTTTTTTTTAAAAGGTAGATTTATGGTAACCATAAGGTATAGGGACATACCTACTCTTATGATCTTCCAAAAGAGAGTGGAAGTTCAAACTCTGAGTTTTCAGTTTGCAGAGGAGATGTTTTCCCACATAGTTAGCATAGAGGTTGATAGAATAGGAGATAGGCTTGAGATATTGGGAAGGCGTATAAGAAACCTCAGAAAGGAGGTCTTTGAAGAGCAAACGGAAGAGATCATAAAGGACATCTCTTACTACGACGAGCTAAACATAACCCTTAGGGAAACTATAAACGAAAAACTAAGAATACTGTCTCACTTCGTAAAAAGCCCAAGGATAAACGCTCAAACCAAAAGGGAAATAAAGGTCATACTTGATGACCTACACACGCTCTTAGACTACACCACCTTCTACATGGACAAAATAGACAGTATTCAAAACACTTTACTCGGACTTATTAACATAAGGCAAAACGAAGCAGTAAAGGTATTTACGGTTTTAGCTACCATCTTTTTACCCGCCACCCTTATAGCCAGCATATACGGTATGAACTTTGAGCACATGCCCGAACTACGCTGGAAATACGGATATGTTTATTCTTTGGCACTTATGGTAATAACCACTATCTCCCTTATTTTTTGGGTAAGAAGAAAAGGATGGCTATAAAAAGGCTAAGGATTGAGGAC
This window of the Thermocrinis sp. genome carries:
- the secD gene encoding protein translocase subunit SecD — encoded protein: MKNFYTNLGLLLFLIALSVAIVLYKPMNLGLDLRGGISMVIQPDVSYAIEQEYQRLSKDLYQKLREEGLKVLDVLVEKDYIKVELLEEGGVEKILEKHFPRLEVKKKEANTYFLALKDQELLQLRDSVIGQTVEVLRKRIDELGVVQPVITKIGQDRILVELPGVLDLQKAKSIIGRTALLELKLVVESGRREDLESKLTPDLELLPSEDGSEWFLVEKVAVITGGDLKTAYTSQDEFGGPAVSFELTDSGANKFGQFTEENIGKRLAIVLDKKVISAPVIRSRITNMGQITGQFTPDEAKELAIVLRAGALPTKIDFLQESVIGPTLGRDAIEQGIKAGVLGYLLLALILVLRYKSSGITANLSIILNALMLWAGMVLLGATLTLPGIAGIILNMGIAVDSNVLIFERVKEELRLGNSPRKAIDLGYKRSLNAVFDTHITLLVAALILFQFGSGPVKGFATTLTLGTIASFISNVYFAKFLLEVLYKLRLFRL
- the aroD gene encoding type I 3-dehydroquinate dehydratase; translation: MLIAVPLSDQNLEEDLRAVKRLGADIVELRVDMFERTEPDYVLSWVKRAKEIGLSTILTIRSPEEGGREVPNRERIFELVSPYADYTDIELSSRALIPYVRNLTKTSDKKLIISYHNFELTPANWILREIFREGIRWGADIVKVAVKANSYEDTARLLCVARQEEGQKIIISTGKYGKISRVSGFIFGSVISYAYYKQATAEGQLSLEEMVKLREMLYS
- a CDS encoding argininosuccinate synthase — translated: MSKRVILAYSGGLDTSVIVRWLAEKGYEVITYTADVGQGEELEEIPQKAKASGAVEAIVEDLKEEFAKEYCLPTLRALALYEGKYPLTASLSRPLIAKKLVEYAQKFGADFVAHGSTGKGNDQVRFELSVWALNPDLEVLAPVREWEFKSREEEVEYALRFNIPVKVTKEKPYSIDKNLWGISIECGPLEDPWTEPPEDAFEWTVSPEKAPEEAEYVEIYFKEGTPIAINEKEYAKLHELILDLNKIAGRHGVGRIDMVENRLVGIKSREIYEAPAATLLYEAYRDLLSLTLDRYTFHYFLSHIPHHYAKLVYEGLWFSPLREALDGFTEKIAEFVDGTVRLKLYKGRAWVVGRKSERSLYVEDLATYSEKDAFDHRAGAQFTKIFGLPLKILGRVRRK
- the corA gene encoding magnesium/cobalt transporter CorA, which gives rise to MIKIYASSTFGFTEHSIDEFGTILKDKILWIDVEKPTEEEIFWLKSAVGFEMPPREVFGDIEISSKYKEEGDKIFMNLSFVIQQKEDILVEPVFFFLKGRFMVTIRYRDIPTLMIFQKRVEVQTLSFQFAEEMFSHIVSIEVDRIGDRLEILGRRIRNLRKEVFEEQTEEIIKDISYYDELNITLRETINEKLRILSHFVKSPRINAQTKREIKVILDDLHTLLDYTTFYMDKIDSIQNTLLGLINIRQNEAVKVFTVLATIFLPATLIASIYGMNFEHMPELRWKYGYVYSLALMVITTISLIFWVRRKGWL